The following DNA comes from Entelurus aequoreus isolate RoL-2023_Sb linkage group LG19, RoL_Eaeq_v1.1, whole genome shotgun sequence.
ATCAGAGTAACCATTGAGTTTCTCTGTGACTCTGGTTTTCCATTCCTCTGGTAGAGGAGAATTGCCGAAGTCAAATGTCAGGGTGTTGTTTGTGGACTGATTTGGAGAAAATGTTGCACTACAACAGTTCACAGTAGCTGCATTCTTGTCAGGTAATGGACTTTTTTCAACAATCTTATCAGGAACATGCAGTTCTGCGACAATACAGTTTGTGGGTAGTGTTATGTCATGGTCTGTCTCGTTTCTCAGCCAAACAGCCAACTTGTGCTGAGGCTGCTGGGGCAAAGTGACGAGGCAACAGTCAACGAAAATGCCACCAGGTAAGACAGACTTTCTTGGCTGTTCCAGAACTGCCAATTTCTCCGTATTTGCAAGATTGACATTGACATGGCCTTCCACAAGGACTTTATCATGTGCAGGAATAACTTTCTGCGGTTTCGCTTTGAGTGTCATTAGACCTATTTGCCCAGTGCTCTTTAGCTTTTGTCTAAATTCAAGTGCACTGAGGATTTGTTTGTAGCCATGAACAGTTGAAGTGGTCTTTTGAGTGTTGTATTGGCACTCTTCATCATATAATACATCAAGTAAGTTGGTCCCTATTAGAACAGGAAGGTCACTGTTGGAGCGTTGATCAGGGACAACTAATGCTAGAGTGTTCACTTCGGGTGCAGTATCAATAAACTCTTTTGGCAACCTAATACTGACTTCTACATAGCCCAAATATGGGACAGACTGACCATTAGCACCTTCCACATCAAGAAGATTGAATGGCTGGATAGGCTGTTCTGACAAGTGCTCTGTGTAGAATGAGTTTGAAATTGTGGTCACCTGAGACCCTGTGTCAAGAAGGCAGTTACAATTTACACCGGACACAGTCACATTACTGATGCATTTGTTGCCAATTAAACCTTTTGGTATTTTAGATTGGTGCTTGGTTCTGTGAGAATAACTTGAAACATTTTGTTTGGAGCTTGTGTTAGTCTTTGTTCCTGTTTGCTCCTCAACAGGAACATGATTTATAAATCCTGTTTGCTTTGTTCGTCCCACAGCTTTTGTTTCTCTTTGAGTTCTTGGCGTTTAGCCTCAACAACCTCCGGGTTGGGctcgttgggacaagctggcgctATATGTCCATCTTCGCCACAGTTAAAGCAATACCACGCTCGTGGTCTCTTTTTGCCTCTTAGGACAGCCTCAGTCTTAGGCTCTCTTTCCTTGGGTTTCTTTTGCTTAGCTCCCTTGGAGGTAGCCTTTGTGGAAGATTCATCCATGGACGCTTTCAGGTTTGCCAACTGGGCTTGAAGTTGTGCaagttgtttttgtattttctttgtaCTCTCATTATGGTTGTACTTTACAGCAACGGCTGCTACGTCCCTCTCATCTGTATCAGATTTGTACACGTTCACATTATTAGACTGCACTTTAGCTTTGTGGAATCCAACATGTTGCTTCATACGACGAGATCTGGCAGCCTGCTTGTCTTCCTCCGTCCTCACTAAGAGCAACAACTCGGAGAATGAGGGTGGGGCATCCTTCTGCAGTTGGGACAGCTGAAGATGTGTGATTAAACTATTGTTGAAACATCCCCTGCAGAACTGTTTCAGCAGTTGCCGGTCTGCGTCGCTGGCAGGAATGCCATTCCTCTTGACTACTTTGCTCAGTATTGACTGTAGACGATGTAAATAAGCAGAAGCCTTTTCACCCGGCTCTGCGTCGGTGGTAAGGAATGCTGCAAAGAGCTCATCAGCATCATCCACAGTACCGTAGGCTGAGTCAAGAGCATGCAAATAGTCACGTGGGCTCGACTGGGGCCCAAGATGCTTTACAACATTTACAGCTGGAGGAAGGACACTTTCTACAATCCTTCTGACCACTTGCTTGTCAGGGATTGTGGAATCGCTGAAGTAGAACTCGACATTACTACGCCAAGTGTCATAATCGACTTCCAGGCTGGGGCAGGGAGTTTTCCCAGAGAAAGGCCTCAACCTGGCATGGTGTGTTGATGACATGTCACTGCTCTTTACAATATGCTCCACGACCATTCTCTGCACCTCAGGTGTGTTAATTTGGTCAAGTGGTAGCTGAAAGGGTGATCTGGCACCACTAGGCAGGGTTTGTCTAAGTGGGACCGCATTCATATTTAGAGTGGACTGAGTTGGGGTTTGGACTGATGCTGGTTCAACTCCACTCTTGTGAGGAGTAGACGAGGGGGTTTGGTGCTCAACATCCTCATCTCGTTGAGCTGGCCTGCTTTCTTGAATTCTGGCCAACTCCTCTCGCAGGATTTTCTCAAAGTCTGTGCCACTCAATTTTGCAATGCTTTCAAGCTCACACAGGTAGAATTTGGTTATGTTCGAACCTGCATTAGCagcataaacactagataaaagttGCACATAGTGTGTAATTTTGTCATCTGAAGAAGGTCTGTTATATGGTAAATCACGTGCAAGAACACTAACACCTTCCCCAGATTTAAACTCAACAATAGCAGAATTTGGGAATTTAGCATCGGAACTGTCAATTTTAACCACTCTTTCAATGGACCCATATTGATTCAAAAAGTCAAATACCTCCTCATCTACTTCAGTACCAGACATGCCACTGACCAGTACTGAACTGGGTACCTTAATGTTTTCAGACTTAATGACATCCATATTTCAAGTGTAAAGTCAGAGGTATTACAAAATTTGTGAATAAACGTTGCCAGAGCTGTTCTGTATTGTACGCACAGTATGAATTCGGAATCACAGCGCTCCTGGCTGGCTCGCCAAGTGTGTAGCACCCCTACTGTAGGATAGCAGGTTAGTACAACAATTAAGATTACTAGGTTCTTGGCTGTATAATTGAGAGACTCGCAATGAGACGTTACGTACTTAGTGGACCACAGAACAACTGCTGGCAAATTTattgcacaataataaacaataacacatgaacagtgtgctttttaaattgtaaataccccccaaaaataaataaaaatagagctctgttgcaaaaattcaaaagtagcaaaatagaagaaatgtcctttttaaattgtcctttgaaaaagtaaattctacccgggtagtaatgaattgaacactgtctatattccttggttgggaatccttagttCTATTGTAATCCGTTATTCCATACTGATTCGGTTCGATACTTGCGACTCTGATGGTGGATCAGTTCAGTTATAGGTCGCTGCAGAGTGTGGAGACCGATGCAGCTGGCCACACCACATCCAAACGCTCCCTCTCCGCAGACTCTCACTCACTGGGACTGGCTCGCCATCATAACTCAAGTCCAGTTTGGAACCAGACTTCAGGATCATACAAAAACCAATCTGCACATAGCAGTACAGAATGTAATCAGTTAGAATACTCTTTTTACTCTTAGTTCTCTTCCATATGGTACCATGTTAACTTCAATTTTAAATCAATAAACACAGTTACTCATTTTAACCATTTAGTTATGGATATATGAATACTGGTCGGTTCACACTGTACTCCATATAAGTCTGTAAGACTTTAACAGCAGCATCAAATCATGAAAACTATAGTAGCTTCACCTCTTACTTATGACttcaatgaatgaaatgagttacatccatttaaggatttttacccttttatctttaaattatgaactgtgaattatcactttttaaaccatcacaaaatataataaatgattatttaactgaaatcacattttggtcatcatgtattataatggttatcattttaactgtatcaatttaataaatgaaatgtatcaacagttcccctttaagcagaaTGACGAGGGTGCTTTTAGCAGCATTGAAATGAATGCAGCTCCTCTGCTCACTGCTAAGGCTGAACACAGTAACATTAAATAAACCTCTCTTTTACACAAAACGAAAATACAATAAAGTTATCCAACTgcaacatgctaacatgtcaCAGGGCATTCTCTCAAGACATCATATTACTCCAAttggttttgtacattttaactcTGTGTCTTGTTATCAAACTCCTCTCTTTAGCGCTAACAGGATGGCTAGGCTAACAGGCTTGCTAGTAGGCCTCATTCACAAAGTAACACTTACTGAAGTTCTCAgcagcacaaaacacagcaatccagctcccactggaaccaggctatcttatgctgcttttccaacactcggtttgaggagtgacaagtattttaacttataaaccttgtctttgtaacacaacgatatgactcgtgccttcactctttgacgttcagtgaaggaatgtctggaatgagaaaggtgcatgcgacctctactggccaacatgtgaataacgtgctgcgtgcatgtatcattaatttaaccctgtagtgaccacatgactttgacacatcaagtttaacattttttaagtgaccaaagtgactttGGCACACCATAGATTAGAAATGAATAATAGGAGAATATATTAGTGACACTATATTTCCATATGGGTTACACACTCCCCCCTTAAGTCAGCATGAGTCCCTTCATGTGCTATAACATCTTGACTCAAATTGCTATAACCTCATGACTGTCGTAGTCACCTAAGGAAATGAGTGCGTGATTGAAACTGTCTAAAAGACTTTGAGCAAAAGAGATGAAGGGTTTACCCAACAGTGGGTAGTTCAATCGGTCTGGTGGCCGCCGTGACCTTATAGATCGGCGTACCATATTGCCTTCCCCACAGTCATCAGGTAAGTCGGTTCCCTCGCCTTGAGTATCTTGAGCTTCTGGAATTTCAGTGtcatttcccggttttccattTTCATTACTCTCCAACTGGTGATCTCCAACCACTTCAGGAAATTCCTTTTCTTTTTCAACTGGCAACGCAGGCTCATTACCAGCAGAGGACTCCACTTGTGATTGGGTTTGTAGTGTCTCGCCCACTTCCTTTTCTGTGGGAGGATTGTCAGCTACAACCAGCTGTTTAGGGATGTCATAGACCTTTGTAAATCTCTTCTCAGTGAGAGCTGAGGTTTCCTCGGGAAGGACTGTGTACTCCTCTTCAGACTCAGAACTTTCCTCTTCTTGGACCTGAGGAGAACATTGTCTTGTCCTGGGACGACGAATCGGCCTTGGCTGATTGGGTTCCTCATCCTCGACTTCAACCAATTGCCCGCATGGCAGCAGAAGATCCCTGTGTAAAGTGCGGACTGGACCATCTTCATCTACTGGCTGAACCTTGTAAACAGGTAAGTCGCCCATCTGTTGTAAGACACTGTACACAGCGGACTCCCACTTGTCAGCGAGTTTGTGTTTGTTCCTCAGACGGACATTTCTCACCAGTACTCTATCTCCCACTTCAAGTGCAGACTCTCTGACTCGTTTATTCCACTGCTGCTTATTCCTCTCAGCAACCTTCTGGGAGTTTTCAATGGCTGTTTGATAACTCTCCTCCAGTCGAGACTTGAGATTTCGCACATATTGGGAGTGAGATACTGGTGTTCCTTCCCTTACGGGTAGGTTGAATGCAATATCGACTGGAAGCCTGGGTTGTCTCCCAAACATTAACTCATAGGGACTGAACCCGGTGACCTCGCTTCTGGTACAGTTGTAGGCATGTGTGAGTGGTTTAACGAAATCACGCCAGTGACTCTTCTCTTTTTCTTTCAGAGTACCCAACATGCCAAGAAGCGTGCGGTTGAACCGCTCAACCGGGTTTCCCCTCGGGTGATAAGGACTGGTTCTCACTTTCTTGATACCGGCTATGGCACACAGTTCTTTAATAGTGTGGGATTCGAAATCTCTTCCCTGATCACTGTGCAAGCGTTCAGGAAAGCCGTAGTGAACCAGGAACTGCTCCCACAGACACTTTGCAACAGTAGTAGCTTTTTGATCTTTCGTGGGTATGGCTACTGCATATTTTGTAAAGTGGTCTGTGATGACCAGAATGTCCTTAGTATTGTGGGAATCAGGCTCCAGTGATAGATAGTCCATGCAGACTAATTGCATTGGCCTATTTGTCTGGATACTGACCAGCGGTGCTGCTTTCTCAGGCGGAGTCTTCCTCCTAACACAACGGCCACAGGTTTTGACCTTGTGCTCAACATCCGCAGCCATTCGTGGCCAGTAGAATCTTGACCGTACTAAGTCAATGGTACGGTCTATGCCCATGTGTCCCATGTCATCATGGAGACACTTGAGTACAGTGACTCTGAGGGACTCTGGAAGAACGAGTTGATAGATCGTTTCCTCTTCACATTTCCGCTTCCTGTACAGGAGACCGTCTCTCATCTCAAGGCGCTTCCACTCCTTGAGCATCAGTGTGAGTTCAGGAGAATTAGGACCAATGTTCCGAGGTACTGGGCCTCCAGATTCCAACAGATGAATAACATGTTTGATGGCAGGATCAGCTTCCTGTCGTTCTCGGAGGTCATCCTCACTGAAGATGGGTACTGTCACATGACCTAATAATTCTTCATCACTGTAGATGTCTGGAACAGCGTTGGCGTTGAGAGCTAGGGATTCAACCAACGTGATGGAAGGTAAGTTGTC
Coding sequences within:
- the LOC133634967 gene encoding paraneoplastic antigen Ma3 homolog; protein product: MVVEHIVKSSDMSSTHHARLRPFSGKTPCPSLEVDYDTWRSNVEFYFSDSTIPDKQVVRRIVESVLPPAVNVVKHLGPQSSPRDYLHALDSAYGTVDDADELFAAFLTTDAEPGEKASAYLHRLQSILSKVVKRNGIPASDADRQLLKQFCRGCFNNSLITHLQLSQLQKDAPPSFSELLLLVRTEEDKQAARSRRMKQHVGFHKAKVQSNNVNVYKSDTDERDVAAVAVKYNHNESTKKIQKQLAQLQAQLANLKASMDESSTKATSKGAKQKKPKEREPKTEAVLRGKKRPRAWYCFNCGEDGHIAPACPNEPNPEVVEAKRQELKEKQKLWDEQSKQDL